AATACTCAAACTGCCCTCCTTGATAGACGGGATGTGATCCCAGGCCTCTTGCACAATGACAAGAGAATGTAGCAACTAGTTGATACACAGTTCACAAATGCTACTGCAACTGTCCCTTTCATGTAGAAAAGAGAGGACAGAGAAATTTGAGTCTATTTCCACCTTTTCCTTTACAAGATTAAATCATAATATAGGCGACATACTGAAATAGTATTCATCTCAAACTTAATTACATATACATTTAACGCAATTTGCACACAAAATCCTAGGCATAATTATTTCCATTTCACACACATTACATCAATTTGGAACTCACACTCTGACTTATTTCATACATTCACGAATACATCAAGaccaaattaaacaaatttatacAATATGTGGCCTTTGGACGATGACCCATGTGAAAACATAACTAATATTGAATTCTTTGAAAGCATAACTAGCGTTGAATTCTTATTAAAGTGTTTTTATTTGGCAACCACCGACTGAAAGGCATAGAAACCATGTACTTTAGCTAGCTAGACACTTGGAAAGAGAAAGCAAATCAATAAAACTTTACCTTTTGCAAGGTTTGTGTTAAATTCTTGCATAAGTCATCTCATGGTCCTGAGTCTCCTGACCAGGAAGACTTGACAGCATACCAAGTCTGAGCGGCAGTTAGACCAAGTCCTAGTAATACACCACAGAAAGCAAGAAACGTCCAAGGACTGCTGAAATGGTCGTGGATGAATTGAGCCATCCATGTTGTACATTTGCAGTCATAGAATCCCTGAATCTGCAACTTAACATTCAGATATATAAAGGGGTTAGGCACCAAGTCGGTGCCTATCTCATTGAAGAGCTGAGCCACTTCTTCATCACTGCCAAGGAAGTTGTGGAGAATCCGTGCTTTCCTTAGCATCTTAACATCGCTAGCTTCATCGATCAGTGAATCAAGAAAAGATATGTAAGAGGTGATCTCgaaatcattttcaaaatccaGACACATTTCGTAGGCTATCAAGTTCAAGAACTTTGGCCTCGTTGAGTCATCCACAATAATTGGTGGAAGATAAAGGTGCCCAAAATGAAGGATTTGTTTACTAAAACGTATGTTACGCAAGCAACTATTGTCACTACGTTTCAAATGGATTCCTGCTGCTTTAAGCTCCTGAATGTTGCGATAGGATTGCCAATCTTTGACTGCTTTTCCCTTCAGAATCATAGAAGATTCCAGTGGTGCTTTACCCAAGAGTTTTGTCCTCAGATGATCGAGAAGATGGACAGGCTCTTCATCAATTGATATGATTTGTTCTTTTAGCTTCTCCTCTGAACAAAATGCATCGCCTTTCTTGCCTTTTGTTTGTTGCTGCTTCAATTGCTGGTCATCTGGTACCATACTGTGGTGTGCAACATAAGTTTCAATTGATTCCCTCAACTCCTTTTCCATCTTACTCAAGCCCATCAACCATTTGAGAAGACGATAAGGAAGTTGGTTCTCCAGCAAGAACAAATCCTGTTGTCCAAATGTAACACTGTCAGTTTTTATGTTCAACTGTTTGAACTGGTCTTTAGTAGCGCAGTATATGTATTGTAGTATTGCACAGCCATCCACGAACAACAGCCAAGCAAGGGCCTCATCATCATATGCTTTGGTCACCTCCTCCTCGAAGCATTCCCTCAGTTCCTTGATGTTATCCTCAATCTTCTTGTATAAATCTTTTATTTCCTTGCCGCTACCATTGACGAATTCACATGTCAACACAAGCTTGTACCCCTCTCCTAGCTGGTACTTTTCTTTACCATGATGGATGGGACCAAGTGATACCACTCTTGGCTCATAGtacttttggaaatttttttcatctcGCAGCAAGAATATAACCTTCTGTATCTTTGGTGTTGGAGAGTGATTATTTGCTTTTTCTCCTGCCTTCTTTACAGTTTCAAACCTTGCCTCCAGGGTACTAGTTTGTATTGAAATGCTGTGCACTTGGACCTCCTCAGTGGCACCTCTACTTGTTTCACAAGATTCTCTTGTGACAGCGCTACTCAAACAGGACTCCATGGAAACAGAATGCATAACAAGTTTGCTGCAAAGAAGGCTACTGAATTTCGGAACTTAGCTGTGCTTGTATATTTACAGTCATTTATAGTACGGGGAAACTTAAGCTTGAAAATTTTAGGACTTATGCTCTTAGTCGATTATTTAATTGCTTGGGGACTAAATGTACAGAGTGTTATGAAGCAGCTAGATTTTATGACTTGATAGGCATCGCAAGTATGGAATATATTCATCTACAAGATATGTGGAAAAAATATAGAAGAAAGTGAAAGTAGCTGATGgattttattacatagcataCTTTCTGAATAAACTATGAATTATGACTGGCTTTTTGTTCTTATCCATCAAACAGGAATTAGTTTTAGggaattctttgtttttatactAGCTTTATGCTATCTGCTAATTGTCGGATCATCCTTgcccagaatttttttttaaaaaaatgattattgtCACACAAGAAAAAGTGGGTTCCTTCAGACTTtatttacataacaagtttgaTATGATCCCCTTCGTGATTAATCTAGCATTTCCTTCCGACTTTATTTACATAGCAAGTTTGATACGATTTcctttgtgtttgtgtatatataaaaagaatacaAACCTTCTATACCATATTTTGTATTCCACTTCATATTCCATTAATCAcaatttgttataattttttttttttttccattttaaacttagactattttataaggaaacTTAAATTAATATATGATAAATTATGATTGGTGGAACACAAAAAATGGTACAAAGGATTTGTATTCCTATATAAGCACACACATATATGCAATTTAGATACCTTGCTTGATGTAAAGATGAAACATAAACGCtaggttatcaaaaaaaaaaaaaaaaagatttcaaagaAAGTTTATCATATCTATTGTATAGCGTTAAAGTTTATGattaataatatcattgattAGCATATTAGTGTTAAGAATTTGGTCTTTACGCTATTTAGGAATTTTTAGCATTAGGACCTGGACTCTTGAGCATGTCTTTTACGTTATGCTGCTCCAGTCCCGAGTTAGTCTATTAAACAACCATACTTTTGTGAAAGAACTACATTTTGACTTTATCCCAACATCAAGCTTGGAATATTTAGATATAGAGTCATTGAGTACGGGGTGTATAGGTATAGCATATAATTTCGGATAGATGCTACTGCTTGTATATCCATAGATGAATGTAAAACCATCCAGTTATAACAAATGAACATGATATTTTAAACTAGAATCATCACACGTGTGTACAACAAagcttttctttattttttattttgagtttagtggaaaaaaaaaaaaaaagtgagatagaaattgtaaggactcaatttgtaacgacccaaaatgatattgggttcgcacgtaaaaaggtccaaacaatatcatttgtagagcgtgggtttgaaaggctaggccttggtcaccgaacggtggttagtcgtggtgtttatacagaattaaaccgtgttcgctcgaggagtctttctccttgaggcggtctgggaggctctggttcttggccttttttcccagccccttttccGAATTGCTtgtttctccttttatattagcctgtatcccttatcctacgtccacgtgtaggatcgactttccaggactgatacttgtcccatcagcccatacccaaagtgattgggggtggttgtaaaagctgaagagcatgactctgttaggtgcagagtattcaatggcagtaatggcagctttccctttgtccttggtcgttatactatccaaCGTCCCtttctctattgacatagatattttagattttttctaaaactgttcctataccgctcttgccctttctttcagggGGACCCTggggaatgccgaggacagaatcatcatCGACTATGTCTCAAGACTACTTAGACTTTTATTATACATCCTCGACTATGTCTCAAGACTACTTAGACTTTTATTATACGTCCTCGACTATATCCCTCCTcagctcgggccttgggccctaatgtaaaaaTAGGctagggccacaaattattgggcctcacaatagcccctcaaaatcctactttccgacctcttggtcggagaTGAGGTTTTTGGTGATGCCAAGCATTTATTGCGGTTCGTTTAGCTCTgcccttcattaatgttggtgtctcttcatctgCTTAGGAAATGCATCGGGTTACGAGACATTCTTCTAGATTTACAGGCGATGCGCCCCTGCCGTTTCAGTGTACGAGGCGCGTCTTTAATAAATTTCCTTTACGAGGCCAATCAAATCTGACAATTATAGATGACATTGGGGAGTTGAACAGACACTATATCGTTTGCAGCTcttcttggaaatctgtacGGATTAAATGCCACTGAACTCaccttccatataagaagctAGATGAAAGGGTACTTCCTTTGCATAAAGACCCTTTAACGTTTCTAAAGCCTTAAACTTCAAGCTGCACTCAAAGTTTTCcttatcagcacattcaaatcTTATAGTGTGATATGTCTGAGGTAGAAACAGGGGTAAAGAGACCACATCCTTTCCAAAAGCACCGTGTCCCTCCGAAGCTtaagatggctcggtcaggACAGGGTTGGCAAAGACTCAAGATATTTCTCATCCTCCTTcggtcaaaatccgaagcaggagCTAATCGCATCAAGCTTTTGGTGCAATTGAGCTGGGGTTGCTCACCATCAGTACCATCcactctcctatgagcatagctaatatggcaccagcgtgttaagAGTCAAGGCTGATGCAGGGACTAAGTAtccctacttcttcctctcttccttcacttgtgcctccttttgcccccctttcttcttctttcccatcaccagatccatcctggtgcttttccttcttcctcttcttctcctcatccATCAAAagaggtcctcctctcaatatggtaGCTACTAGAGCAAAACTTAGCGagatttcttatttttgttttttttttttttttttttttttttttttttttttttattctagttCTGGTAATTTGTTTcctatataggcttgtttaaacccttcattgtacgctgtgCTACttctttacattaataaaagttgCCATTGTTTTATTCTATGTATTCTTTCTTCCCTACAATAGTGATGCCGTGAATGGACGTACTACTGCatgacttctttttatttttatactctgAACGATACTTAAAGCCGAAATCCCTGTTAATAAAAAGACTTTACTTTgcgcttattgaaactatctaGCATAATAATGCCGAtctgaacaaatgatacttagggcagaaacccttactaagaaaaaagaaaaagatgttaCTATGAGCTTATTAGAGCTGTCTGGCATAATAATGCTGACCTGAAAAAACGATACTTAGGCCGAAACccttattaagaaaaaagatgttgtTATGAACTTATTGAAGCTATCTTGCACAATAAGACCGACCTGAAAAATGGTTGTATATCCCAAACTGAACAAGATGATGGCTGAATGCTCGGTGctgtgtaggaagtaatcatctGAGGATATGTAACCAAAAATGAATAGCCCCTGCGGGTCGCTGGGTAATAAGGCGTTTTGCCATCTTCCTAATGACCTCCATAGCCTTAGTCTTTTCTGGTacttggtccgaggactgagCGACTTAGAATTCTCCTTAAGTAGCTAatttttccataggtttgagtcgggggaccatgcaataccttggttctgtccaaaacttgattttttaagtagttggtttccccataggtttgagtccgaggaccatgcaataccttggttctatccaaaacttaactttttaagtagttggtttctccataggtttgagtccgaggatcatgcaataccttggttctgtccaaaacttgatttttaagtagttggtttccccataggtttgagtccgaggaccatgcaataccttggttctgtccaaaacttgattttttaagtagttggtttccctataggtttgagtccgaggactatgcaataccttggttgtGTCTAAAACTTgactttttaagtagttggtttccccataggtttgagtccgaggaccatgtaataccttggttctgtccaaaacttgattttttaagtagttggtttccccatagatttgagtccaaggaccaggcaataccttggttctgtccaaaacttgatttttaagtagttggtttccccataggtttgagtctgaggaccatgcaataccttggttttgtccaaaacttgactttttaagtagttggtttccccataagtttgagtccgaggaccatgcaataccttggtcctgtccaaaacttgagtttttaagtagttggtttccccataagtttgagtccgaggaccatgcaataccttggttctgtccaaaacttgactttttaagtagttggtttccctataagtttgagtccgaggaccatgtaataccttggttctgtccaaaacttaatttttaagtagttggtttccccataggtttgagtttgaggaccatgcaataccttggttctgtccaaaacttgattttttaagtagttgatttccccataagtttgagtccgaggaccatgcaataccttagttctgtccaaaacttgattttttaagtagttggtttctctataggtttgagtccgaggaccaggcaataccttggttctgtcaaaaacttgatttttaagtagttgggggaattaaccccttgGCTATGGCGTGGATCAttggtttagggggattagctcTTCGGCCAaacccctagaaccatccgctCTACTGACgcttcgaagcgtagcccctagtaaagaaacgtcgcccctagtggaactttacgctagaacactacaaccgGCTGTTGAAAATGATGGGGGGACTGTCTCAACCCACCGCCtgtaccaacacacaagcctttcccacagacggtgccaattgtaaggactcaatttgtaacaacccaaaatgatattgggttcgcacgtaaaaaggctcaaacaatatcatctgtagagcgtgggtttgaaaggttaggccttggtcaccggacggtggttagtcGTGATGTTTATACAGAATTAAACTGTGTTCACTCGAGGAGTTTTTCCCCTTGaggcggtctgggaggctctggttcttggccttttttcccaatCCCTTTTCCGAATTGCttgcttctccttttatattagcctgtatcATTTATCCTACGTCCACATGTAGGATCGACTttcaggactgatacttgtcccatcagcccatacccaaagtggttgggggtggttgtaaaacctgaagagcatggctctgtcaggtgcagagtattcaatggcagtaatggcagctttccctttgtccttggttattatactatccagcgtccctttctctattgacatagatattttagattttttccaaaactgttcctatactgCTCTTGCCCTTTCTTCCAAGGGGACCCTggggaatgccgaggacagaatcatcctcggctatcTCTCAAGACTACTTAGACTTTTATTATACGTCCTCGActatatccctcctcggctcgggccttgagccccaatgtaaaaatggcctagggccacaaattattgggccccacaaaggTATTTTAGAGAATTTAAGAATTTATATGAAGATATTTTAGTAGGTAAAATGGTAAATCTCAAATAGGAATCATGTTATTAATAATATAGATTAAATGAGAAagttgacataattttttttagcttaaaTTTTATCACAACTAGTGGCTCCTATGTATCCTGTCTTCTCCTTATTTTAcgcattccttttttttttttttttttttgttgtgtggtgtgtgtgtgtgtgtgtgtggcaaTTATCCACTTGTTTTATGACTTCCTCCaactcttttccctttttcaacTTGACTTCTatagcttctttttttattgtatatatatatataaaaccgaagtctCTGCTaactccacaatttt
The DNA window shown above is from Quercus lobata isolate SW786 chromosome 7, ValleyOak3.0 Primary Assembly, whole genome shotgun sequence and carries:
- the LOC115953817 gene encoding UPF0481 protein At3g47200-like — protein: MHSVSMESCLSSAVTRESCETSRGATEEVQVHSISIQTSTLEARFETVKKAGEKANNHSPTPKIQKVIFLLRDEKNFQKYYEPRVVSLGPIHHGKEKYQLGEGYKLVLTCEFVNGSGKEIKDLYKKIEDNIKELRECFEEEVTKAYDDEALAWLLFVDGCAILQYIYCATKDQFKQLNIKTDSVTFGQQDLFLLENQLPYRLLKWLMGLSKMEKELRESIETYVAHHSMVPDDQQLKQQQTKGKKGDAFCSEEKLKEQIISIDEEPVHLLDHLRTKLLGKAPLESSMILKGKAVKDWQSYRNIQELKAAGIHLKRSDNSCLRNIRFSKQILHFGHLYLPPIIVDDSTRPKFLNLIAYEMCLDFENDFEITSYISFLDSLIDEASDVKMLRKARILHNFLGSDEEVAQLFNEIGTDLVPNPFIYLNVKLQIQGFYDCKCTTWMAQFIHDHFSSPWTFLAFCGVLLGLGLTAAQTWYAVKSSWSGDSGP